atcttctcttcttttaaAACAACCAAGTTGTCGCATAAATCTAACATACATTTGTCTGCATTCAAACATAATATAACATACTGCATTCAAAGATATTGATTGCACAAGATACACACTGCAGGAACCTGTAACCCCCATCTTCTCATTCTATCCCGCGTAATATTATGAATATCTTTGAATGCAGTATGTTATATTATGAATATCTTTGAATACAGTATGTTATATTAATTAGCTAGAGGCCAATGTTACAAACTTACAAACTGGTTATACAAAAAGTACTCTAGTagaaaacattttcttttgtatttttttctaagGTATTATGGTTTCATTTGGTTACTAAATGTgatatatatgttatgtgtATAGTAGATATGAGTTGGATTTAGGAAGTACACTCAAAGCACATACAATATTTTGAGATAGTCAATTATTGTGATGGCTTGCTGTACACTTGTACTGTATATACATATAGGTTCAACTATTTGATTGTATTCATGCTAAACGGTTGAATAAGTGacgaaaaatatattatatagtgaAACAAAAAAAGTATAGAAAAGAAAGCCTTGGCATCATGCATTTGGTGATTATATTCTGCAAAAGAAAAAGGTTCAATTTTCTAATATTAGCTTGCTTTGAATCCAAGGGGATGTAACACACAATGtacattttaatcatttaagcCATCATGATGCATACATTATAGAGTTCTTGAGTATTCATTATAGACTACATCTGACGTTAAACTATCTCGAATTCaccatatatattatagttttcaaaatatcaaaGATAGTACAAAGGATACGTCACTTAAAACAACACTCTCTACCAAACTGTTGTTGAGTtcaattcaaaaagaaaaagaaaataaaactaaagctATCACTTTCTTCTCTAGCGAACCGTAACGTCATGTGCACACGTTAACATCATTGTAACTTCACAACAAAGTCAGCTGAACACATAACACGACCATCACCAAATTGTATTCCAACAGagttttttaacaaaacaataTAGATTTACATCAAAACATTTGGTAGGTTATCATtttcatagtatatatatacacaaacacTCTTATAAGTATAGTAAAAGGAAAGGCTTGGTATAGAAAATGAGAGATAGAATGGAGAGACTTGTGGTGCTTCCTTTCTCCGTCGGATGTATCTCGGACTCAAGTGTAGACGTTTTATCTCCTCTCTCtaagcatcatcatcatcaccaccaccattcTCCTCAAGGTTCTTTCTCTATTCATAAAAAGTGTATATTAAATTGATATCTCATGTATCTTATCTTTGatgtgttaattttcaaaaggGATTCGTGACCAAGAGGAGGAAGAAAACATGAAGAATGTATTCAAGTTCCTAGCGGTATCTAAACCGGAGATTTCTACCGGTATAAACCGGCTTTTCAAGAGCTTCAAGACCATTTCTCAACTCTTTGGTAATCTTATATTATCTCTAATATTTTCGAAGTAAACACTTGATAGACCcacttttatttatgttatttttgttttttgcttcATGTTAATAACGTATAGcttacaaagaagaagaagagagtgaaGAAGGAGAGACATCAGGACTAATGGAGATAGGAGCTCCGACAAACGTAAAACATGTATCGCATATTGGTTGGGAAAGCAGTAGAGAATGGAAAGATCTCATACCGCCTGAGTTGCTCGCAGCCGTCGCTGCAAAAGAAGACGTTATTAATAATACTGATCTTCATCCAACTTTATAATTCACTCcttctatttaaatttattttatgttcttGTACACGAAACGAAACATACTTAAATACATATATGGCCGATATGGCGAATATCTCTGATCTATAAAACAATGCATGATGATATGCCGTATACTATTATTGGAGTATTAGTATATATCTGAATGTGTTTGGATATTGTTAATAGTAAGATATGAGCATGATACGTAAGCAGATGAATGttataaagtaataaaataaaacaaaagcaCTTGGAACGTTCAAAATCCAACAACCAAATTTGATTCTACAAATTCTCACTATTATAGTATAGTTTACTGTcgtaaaatttgattttaactTCTAGAAACCGTTGATTACTGAACTAAACAATGACTTGCTGtatggaaacaaaaacaaaaaagaaaatttctaaaaattgacTATCTGTCAAGTCAAATAGATAGATTCGTAGGGATGTGTGTCATACATAATCTAGGGAGATTACAGAGAAGACATTCCTTGAAAACCAAATCCAAAACCTTTAGTAGGTGAatccaacaaaacaaaaataaataaactaacttACGTTGTTATCTCTAGGCTAATTACAAAGTAAATCTATCCCTAAATCTCCGTTAATCCCTTTTCAACATTAAATTAAAACCCACTTTTCATGTGATTATCCCACACTACtcgttttaaaataaaacttttttttttggtaaaagcaaaatttagatttttgttgGATTTTTTTAGTTCTTGccatttctttctctctctccctttctctatcgtgagagtgagagagagagagagagagagagagagagagaaacaaaggaTTGATTTGGTTCGATTGAGATTTGATGGGTTTATTGATAGTGGACGATGAAGACGGCGAGGTTTTGATTCCGCCGACGAATTTCTCGATGGTGGAAGACGGAATATACCGATCTGGGTTTCCTCAGCTCGAGAATTTCGCTTTCTTATCGACCCTCAATCTTAAATCCATCATGTAAACATTCTCTCTTTTGATTCTGAATCTCCTgagataattgtttttttttaattaaaagaatgAATCTTTCATGTAAAAGATTCTCCCTTTCACTCTCATTGCTTAATTTGATTATAGAAACAAGTTTTTTTAGTTGTTGGGTTTTTTATGGAAACAGTTATCTGTGTCCTGAACCATACCCTGAGGAGAATCTAAAGTTTCTCCAATCCAACAACATCAAGCTTTTCCAGTTCGGTATCCAAGGCAAAACGGTATATGGCtttctactcttttttttttactgctTCATTGAATTGGATCTGTATCAGCTTGTTCCTCCTTTTTGTTGTCTTTTTGGATTATGCTTGTTCCTGTTAGCTTGTTTTGGTTTTCTGAGTTTGGATTGTTTTACGCCCTTAGGATCCTCCAACTCCTATGCCAAAGGATACGGTCTTGAGTGCTCTTAGAGTACTTGTTGGTAAGGAATCaaaagagagagtgagagagagaccctttgttgttttctctttttttttagctgtctcatttagtttcttttttttttctgtttgctTACAGATGTTAGAAACCATCCAATTCTCATCCACTGTAAGCAAGGAAAGGTAAACCCCAAAACCCCTGATCCGGTTTCATAAGCTTTGAGTTTTGTTTATAAcagagtttgtgtatttttgttGGGTTAATTGCAGCATAGGACAGGCTGTCTTGTTGGATGCCTGAGGAAGGTGCAGAACTGGTGCTTATCATCTGTTCTTGAGGAATACCAGAAGTGTGCGGGTTTGAAATGGAGacaaagagatttgatgttcATAGAGGAGTTCGATGTTCACGGGTTAAGGCAATGCCTGTACAGCATAATCTACCAGTACAATGGTTATGGTCTCAAGAGGAGAAAGTTGCTGTATCAAGAAGAGAATGTTGTCCAAGAACAACAGCATAAACCTCAAGCCACCAAAGGGTGGTGAACAAACCAGAAGAGCTTGAAATCGGAGGATTATATCGTTTTTCTAGATCCTTTAGGTTCACAACAGATGATTTTTATTTggtctctttttcttttattacagCCTAGAAAAATTTACAGATGGATTAAACTAACAACACATGTCTcgcttttgttttgttaatcATATGAGATTCATCAAGTCaactaaagaaaacaaatcaaagaTTAGTGGTTGACAATTGTTCATTTCATTAAACTAGAAAGATGTTGTTTTACAAACTGGTTGATCTTGTCTTTTCTCCATACACATTGTCTAATGCTAATCCAAACTTAAGAATCTTGTGAAGCTTGGCCAACAGGTTCGACTGTCTTGTGTGGTGTCAGCTGCTACAACTTCtgcaaacaaaataaaaattgaccTTTTATACACGACAAGAACGGCATATTAGTTTAGGCCCATATCAAATGAAGCACAATATAACAGTTAATATAAAAGGCCCATTATAGCCCGAAAGAGGAAACCGGGAGGGATCgtctatctttcttttttttgttgtcgaCCGGCAAAAATTCCATGAATACAATAGAAGTCGTGTTTTGGTTTCACATCTCAAAAATATAGTTGTGGAGTGTTCGAAATTTCGATTATCGTGTGATAAGAATGAATAAACTATCGTGC
The sequence above is drawn from the Raphanus sativus cultivar WK10039 chromosome 7, ASM80110v3, whole genome shotgun sequence genome and encodes:
- the LOC108816253 gene encoding CRIB domain-containing protein RIC4, whose translation is MRDRMERLVVLPFSVGCISDSSVDVLSPLSKHHHHHHHHSPQGIRDQEEEENMKNVFKFLAVSKPEISTGINRLFKSFKTISQLFAYKEEEESEEGETSGLMEIGAPTNVKHVSHIGWESSREWKDLIPPELLAAVAAKEDVINNTDLHPTL
- the LOC108817227 gene encoding tyrosine-protein phosphatase DSP5 isoform X2 is translated as MGLLIVDDEDGEVLIPPTNFSMVEDGIYRSGFPQLENFAFLSTLNLKSIIYLCPEPYPEENLKFLQSNNIKLFQFGIQGKTMLETIQFSSTVSKESIGQAVLLDA
- the LOC108817227 gene encoding tyrosine-protein phosphatase DSP5 isoform X1; translation: MGLLIVDDEDGEVLIPPTNFSMVEDGIYRSGFPQLENFAFLSTLNLKSIIYLCPEPYPEENLKFLQSNNIKLFQFGIQGKTDPPTPMPKDTVLSALRVLVDVRNHPILIHCKQGKHRTGCLVGCLRKVQNWCLSSVLEEYQKCAGLKWRQRDLMFIEEFDVHGLRQCLYSIIYQYNGYGLKRRKLLYQEENVVQEQQHKPQATKGW